A single window of Ktedonobacteraceae bacterium DNA harbors:
- a CDS encoding tRNA-binding protein, translating to MITYSDFEKVDIRVGKIVQVEDFPQARKPAYKLSIDFGLEIGIKRSSAQITNYSKEELLGKLVMGVVNFPPRQIGPFFSEVLTLGVPDGDGNVILLSPTRDVPLGGRMF from the coding sequence ATGATTACCTATAGCGATTTTGAGAAGGTCGATATTCGCGTCGGCAAAATAGTGCAGGTGGAGGATTTCCCACAGGCACGCAAGCCTGCATACAAGCTGAGCATCGACTTTGGGCTGGAAATCGGCATCAAACGTTCATCGGCCCAGATCACCAACTATAGCAAAGAGGAATTGCTGGGAAAACTGGTCATGGGCGTCGTCAATTTTCCACCACGGCAAATTGGCCCATTTTTCTCGGAAGTATTAACGCTTGGTGTTCCTGACGGCGACGGTAATGTCATTCTCTTAAGCCCAACAAGGGATGTTCCCCTGGGAGGGCGGATGTTTTAG
- the rpsT gene encoding 30S ribosomal protein S20 translates to MPNNPSAEKRMRQEQKRRLHNRSIKSLVKTRVTKARQAINDEDVNAEAAVRAAVSELDRAAKKGVIHRNNAARRKSRLMKQLNSTKA, encoded by the coding sequence ATGCCCAATAACCCGTCTGCGGAAAAGCGCATGCGCCAGGAGCAAAAGCGCCGCTTGCACAATCGCAGCATCAAATCACTCGTAAAGACACGTGTTACAAAAGCTCGCCAGGCTATTAATGACGAAGATGTGAATGCCGAAGCTGCTGTACGGGCAGCTGTGAGCGAGCTGGACCGCGCCGCCAAAAAGGGCGTCATTCATCGTAATAACGCTGCTCGCCGCAAATCGCGCTTGATGAAGCAGCTGAATAGCACCAAAGCATAG
- a CDS encoding ribonuclease HII, translated as MRITKNSRQEPTLDEEMALLAQGYSFIAGLDEAGRGCLAGPVVAAAVILPLEKDCFSLFAGTRDSKQLTAPERSRLYEIIMQHALTVGIGIGSVELIDECNILQATKLAMRTALAQLSPAPQALLLDALLLPDIPLVQRSIIHGDALCLSIAAASVIAKVTRDRIMLQMHEQYPEYGFAQHKGYGTEAHLAALREYGATPIHRRSFAPVRELFGLFHPFDSEPGAVEP; from the coding sequence GTGAGAATAACGAAGAATAGCCGACAAGAACCAACGCTCGATGAAGAAATGGCCCTGCTTGCCCAGGGCTATTCTTTTATCGCCGGACTCGATGAAGCAGGCCGCGGCTGCCTCGCCGGGCCTGTGGTAGCCGCGGCTGTTATTTTACCGCTGGAGAAGGATTGCTTTTCCCTTTTTGCCGGTACGCGCGACTCCAAGCAATTAACCGCACCAGAACGCTCTAGGCTATATGAAATCATTATGCAGCATGCTCTCACGGTTGGCATTGGCATAGGTTCTGTCGAACTGATTGACGAGTGCAATATTTTGCAGGCCACGAAGCTTGCTATGCGTACCGCACTGGCGCAATTATCTCCTGCTCCCCAGGCGCTGCTACTGGATGCGCTGCTCCTACCCGACATTCCGCTTGTGCAGCGCTCCATTATTCATGGGGACGCGTTGTGCCTCTCCATCGCGGCCGCATCGGTGATCGCCAAAGTCACACGGGATAGAATTATGCTGCAAATGCACGAACAATATCCTGAGTACGGCTTCGCCCAGCACAAGGGATATGGCACCGAAGCACACCTGGCAGCGCTACGCGAATATGGCGCTACTCCAATTCACCGTAGAAGTTTCGCGCCGGTACGGGAACTGTTTGGGCTGTTTCATCCGTTTGATAGTGAGCCAGGTGCGGTAGAGCCATAA
- a CDS encoding efflux RND transporter permease subunit encodes MLTRLGGTFYRARWTVLAIALLLVATAAIYGFGVFGSLKTGGFVDPASESSRAQDVLNTKFPNSSADVIILMSSNTLRASDPAFTDAATQLLATLKARAEVTSITFYYSTHSASFLSRDGHETFAIVHLASQDESTKEKEYKAIAPLIRSPELQTLVGGNVPVSVAINTQTSADLERAEMITLPIVVILLLIVFSGLVAAALPLLIGGVAILGAFAVLRVLAGLTDVSIFAIQVVTMLGLGLAIDYSLFIVTRFREELQAEENDVRGAIQRTMATAGRTILFSGLTVSTSLLSLLLFPEFFLRSMAMGSIAATLVALLAALTILPAVLALLGRGVNALSTQGLFRRRASKSPTSSGEAHGAWYRLSQAVMRWPIPVALVVVAILVLSGTPFLHASFATPGVTVLAPDQPARVVSDRLSGDFAQEGSSQLEIAINTPGDALSASNLASLDAYVHAISAIPGVIHVESLVTVDPSLSLVDYQQLYAHPAANPQLATVASQLANGDATQITVAMQPAERSAAAEDIVRQVRAIKTPAGFVSLVTGVTPGQMDQLASLGATLPYALAVIAIAVFVLLFLMTGSLVMPFKAIILNVLSLSATFGALVWIFQDGHLENLLHFQSLGSLDSTQPILIFAIAFGLSMDYEVFLLSRVKERFDATGDNRAAIASGMQRTGWLITSAAVLLAVVLGAFGTSRIIFVQEIGIGLAIAVIMDATLVRMLLVPATMRLLGQWNWWAPAPLRAIWRRVGLSEGAGHDLQATEVEDRALEEARV; translated from the coding sequence ATGTTAACAAGACTTGGCGGCACATTTTATCGCGCGCGCTGGACTGTGCTCGCTATCGCTCTGCTACTTGTTGCGACAGCGGCGATCTACGGTTTCGGCGTCTTCGGTTCTCTGAAAACTGGAGGATTCGTCGACCCGGCCAGTGAGTCGTCACGGGCACAGGATGTGCTGAACACGAAGTTTCCCAACTCGTCGGCTGATGTCATCATCCTCATGAGCAGTAATACACTGCGTGCGAGCGATCCGGCTTTTACGGATGCCGCGACACAGTTGCTCGCGACATTAAAGGCAAGGGCGGAGGTTACTTCGATTACTTTCTACTATTCAACCCATAGCGCGAGTTTTCTCTCTCGCGATGGCCACGAGACGTTCGCCATTGTCCACCTGGCATCGCAGGACGAATCCACGAAGGAGAAAGAGTACAAGGCCATTGCGCCACTGATTCGCTCGCCGGAGTTACAAACGCTGGTCGGTGGGAATGTTCCGGTCAGTGTGGCGATCAATACGCAGACGAGCGCCGATCTTGAGCGGGCCGAGATGATTACATTGCCCATTGTGGTCATCTTGCTGCTGATCGTCTTTAGTGGGCTGGTAGCGGCCGCGCTGCCGCTGCTGATTGGGGGTGTGGCCATTCTGGGAGCATTCGCCGTCTTGCGCGTGCTGGCGGGCTTGACGGATGTCTCGATCTTTGCCATCCAGGTGGTCACGATGCTGGGCCTGGGACTGGCCATCGATTATTCGCTCTTCATTGTTACGCGCTTCCGCGAGGAGTTGCAAGCAGAGGAAAATGATGTACGCGGCGCGATACAGCGAACGATGGCAACCGCGGGACGTACCATCCTGTTTTCAGGTTTGACTGTCAGCACAAGCCTTTTGAGCCTGCTGCTCTTCCCTGAATTCTTCCTGCGCAGCATGGCTATGGGATCTATCGCAGCGACGCTGGTTGCGCTGTTGGCCGCTCTGACTATCCTGCCCGCGGTGCTGGCACTACTTGGAAGGGGCGTCAACGCCCTCTCAACTCAGGGATTGTTTCGTCGTAGAGCATCAAAGAGTCCTACCAGTTCCGGCGAAGCTCATGGAGCATGGTACCGACTCTCACAGGCTGTTATGCGCTGGCCCATTCCGGTCGCCCTGGTTGTCGTCGCCATCCTTGTACTGTCAGGCACACCCTTTTTACATGCTTCATTCGCGACACCTGGTGTAACCGTACTTGCGCCGGATCAACCTGCTCGCGTGGTCTCGGACCGGCTGTCAGGGGATTTTGCGCAGGAGGGATCATCGCAGCTTGAAATCGCCATTAACACTCCTGGCGATGCTCTTTCCGCCTCGAACCTGGCAAGCCTGGATGCCTATGTGCATGCAATTTCAGCCATTCCGGGAGTGATTCACGTAGAGAGCCTGGTCACGGTCGATCCATCGCTCTCGCTTGTCGATTACCAGCAGCTCTATGCGCACCCGGCGGCTAATCCACAACTGGCGACAGTGGCATCTCAACTGGCGAATGGAGATGCCACGCAGATCACCGTAGCTATGCAACCGGCTGAACGATCCGCGGCAGCGGAAGATATCGTGCGCCAGGTACGCGCCATCAAAACACCGGCAGGTTTTGTGTCGCTGGTCACCGGAGTCACTCCCGGGCAGATGGATCAGCTCGCCAGCCTGGGCGCAACGCTTCCCTACGCGCTGGCAGTAATTGCCATCGCCGTCTTCGTGCTGCTGTTCTTGATGACAGGCTCGCTGGTGATGCCGTTCAAGGCCATTATCCTGAACGTGCTTTCGCTTTCGGCCACTTTTGGTGCGCTGGTCTGGATTTTCCAGGATGGACACCTGGAAAACCTGCTGCACTTCCAGTCGCTTGGCAGCCTTGATTCGACGCAGCCGATTCTGATTTTCGCCATCGCTTTCGGTCTTTCAATGGACTATGAAGTCTTTTTGCTCAGTCGCGTGAAGGAACGCTTCGACGCTACGGGCGACAATCGAGCTGCTATTGCTTCGGGCATGCAGCGTACCGGCTGGCTCATCACGAGCGCGGCGGTGCTACTGGCGGTCGTATTAGGGGCATTTGGAACTTCCAGGATCATTTTCGTGCAGGAGATCGGTATTGGACTGGCTATCGCGGTGATTATGGACGCGACGCTGGTGCGTATGCTGCTGGTACCGGCGACAATGCGCCTGCTCGGTCAATGGAACTGGTGGGCGCCTGCTCCCTTGCGCGCCATCTGGCGCCGGGTGGGATTAAGTGAAGGCGCAGGCCATGATTTGCAAGCAACAGAGGTTGAAGATAGGGCTTTGGAGGAGGCTCGTGTCTAG
- the rlmB gene encoding 23S rRNA (guanosine(2251)-2'-O)-methyltransferase RlmB, which produces MMPEYIWGRNPVLETLHSPRRIKRILLAEGQRESSPIAAILQEAERKHIPVETVPRQRLDQLSQGAVHQGCLAIVEARKYVSLDEILAYAGSKNEAPFLLILDAIQDVNNLGSLLRTAEAVGVHGVVLPLHHAAEINATVVKSSAGATEHLLIAQETNLTRTIDYLKKQNIWVIGLVGEAKTKYDQADLAGPLALVVGNEGKGISRLVREHCDLLVKLPMRGQINSLNAAVAGSIALYEAFRQRSKQGQ; this is translated from the coding sequence ATGATGCCTGAATATATCTGGGGGCGCAATCCCGTTTTGGAGACGCTGCATTCGCCGCGCCGGATCAAACGCATCCTGCTGGCCGAGGGACAGCGCGAGAGTTCTCCTATCGCTGCTATCCTGCAAGAAGCTGAACGCAAGCATATTCCTGTCGAAACCGTACCACGCCAGCGCCTCGATCAATTGAGCCAGGGAGCCGTACACCAGGGTTGTCTGGCAATCGTCGAAGCGCGCAAGTATGTGAGCCTGGATGAGATACTCGCCTATGCTGGTAGCAAAAATGAAGCGCCTTTCCTGCTCATCCTGGATGCGATTCAGGATGTCAACAATCTTGGCTCGCTATTGCGCACAGCTGAGGCAGTCGGCGTGCATGGGGTTGTTCTACCCCTGCATCACGCCGCGGAAATCAATGCCACAGTCGTCAAAAGCTCGGCTGGGGCGACCGAGCATCTCCTCATCGCCCAGGAGACCAACCTTACACGCACTATCGATTACCTGAAGAAACAGAATATCTGGGTCATCGGGCTGGTTGGAGAGGCCAAAACCAAATATGACCAGGCCGATCTGGCGGGTCCACTGGCGCTCGTCGTTGGTAACGAGGGCAAGGGCATCAGCCGGTTGGTGCGCGAACACTGCGACCTGCTGGTGAAGCTGCCGATGCGCGGGCAGATCAACTCGCTCAACGCGGCAGTAGCGGGTAGCATTGCACTTTACGAGGCATTCCGGCAGCGCAGCAAGCAGGGACAATGA
- a CDS encoding proline--tRNA ligase → MRVTELLSKTQREAPRDSEGGNQELLVRAGFVRQLTSGVYTYLPLGYRVMHKIMEIVREEMERVGGQEVILPIIQPMELWEKQPADGHPGRAEKMGDILFKLKDRRGRDMVLAPTHEEVITSLVAEFVRSYRDLPQLIYQINTKFRDEPRPRGGLLRNREFIMKDLYSFDADFEGLELSYQAMAEAYRRAFTRCGLKFIAIEADSGAIGGKDSQEFIAITEAGEDDAIVCDRCRYAANREKAEFVRIELPREPEAALEEVYTPGTTTISDLANFLHIPEAKTIKAVCYVAGGRLVLAIVRGDLEINEVKLTNALYHAGINAADLHLATPQELEKAGIVAGYTSPVGKDERVFIIADSSLKMGNNFVAGANRVDHHIKNVNYPLDFRVDEWEDIASAYVGATCARCGGTLRAVRGTEVGHIFKVGTQYSDLFNVTYLDAEGIAHPIVMGTYGMGIGRMMAAVVEQSHDEKGITWPITIAPYQVMLIGLDLDKQENLMAAEHVYSYALAAGIEILYDDRSESAGVKLKDADLLGIPVRVVASSRSLKNGGVEIKMRRRDETRIVSLQESILAIKEEIWRATASINARV, encoded by the coding sequence ATGCGAGTAACTGAACTACTCTCGAAAACGCAGCGCGAAGCTCCCCGCGACAGCGAAGGCGGCAACCAGGAGCTACTCGTGCGGGCAGGTTTTGTACGCCAGCTTACCTCTGGCGTCTACACCTACCTGCCACTGGGCTATCGTGTCATGCACAAAATTATGGAGATTGTGCGTGAGGAGATGGAGCGCGTCGGCGGGCAGGAGGTCATTTTGCCCATCATTCAACCGATGGAACTGTGGGAGAAACAGCCTGCTGATGGGCACCCTGGGCGTGCCGAAAAAATGGGCGATATCCTCTTCAAGCTCAAGGACCGCAGGGGACGCGATATGGTGCTGGCTCCGACGCACGAAGAGGTCATCACCTCCCTGGTAGCCGAGTTTGTGCGCAGCTATCGCGACCTGCCGCAGCTCATCTACCAGATCAACACCAAGTTTCGTGACGAGCCACGACCGCGTGGAGGACTGCTGCGCAATCGTGAATTCATCATGAAGGACCTCTACAGCTTCGATGCCGATTTTGAGGGATTGGAACTCAGCTATCAGGCCATGGCCGAGGCGTATCGCCGCGCCTTTACACGTTGCGGATTAAAGTTTATCGCTATAGAGGCCGACAGCGGCGCAATTGGCGGCAAGGATTCGCAGGAATTCATCGCCATCACGGAGGCTGGCGAAGATGATGCCATAGTATGTGACAGGTGTCGCTATGCCGCGAATCGCGAGAAGGCCGAGTTTGTACGTATCGAGCTTCCGCGAGAGCCAGAGGCGGCGTTGGAGGAGGTGTATACGCCCGGCACCACCACCATAAGCGACCTGGCAAACTTCCTGCACATTCCCGAGGCGAAGACCATCAAAGCCGTCTGCTATGTCGCGGGTGGCAGGCTCGTACTCGCTATTGTGCGCGGCGATCTGGAGATTAACGAAGTCAAACTGACCAACGCGCTCTACCACGCGGGCATCAATGCCGCGGATTTACACCTGGCAACGCCGCAAGAGCTTGAGAAAGCCGGAATCGTTGCCGGCTATACCTCGCCGGTTGGCAAAGACGAACGCGTATTCATCATTGCCGATTCCTCGCTAAAGATGGGCAACAACTTTGTCGCGGGAGCTAATCGCGTTGATCATCACATCAAAAATGTGAACTATCCGCTAGATTTTCGGGTCGATGAATGGGAGGATATCGCCTCCGCTTATGTGGGTGCGACCTGCGCGCGCTGCGGTGGGACGCTACGGGCCGTTCGCGGCACCGAGGTGGGCCACATCTTTAAGGTAGGGACGCAGTACAGCGACCTGTTCAATGTTACCTACCTGGACGCGGAAGGGATAGCGCATCCAATCGTGATGGGTACCTACGGTATGGGTATCGGGCGCATGATGGCAGCCGTGGTCGAACAATCCCACGACGAGAAGGGCATCACGTGGCCAATTACCATCGCACCCTACCAGGTCATGCTGATCGGCCTTGATCTCGACAAACAGGAAAATCTGATGGCGGCCGAGCATGTCTACAGCTACGCGCTGGCTGCGGGCATCGAAATCCTCTACGATGACCGTTCCGAGAGCGCTGGCGTCAAGTTGAAAGATGCTGACCTGCTTGGTATACCGGTACGAGTGGTCGCCAGTAGCCGTTCGCTGAAAAATGGAGGCGTCGAAATCAAAATGCGCAGGCGTGATGAGACTCGCATCGTCTCCTTACAAGAATCAATCCTTGCCATCAAGGAGGAAATCTGGCGTGCGACAGCGTCCATAAACGCCAGAGTATGA
- a CDS encoding cystathionine gamma-synthase: protein MKFATKAIHAGQEPDPSTGAVMTPIFQTATYAQAGLGENKGFEYSRTDNPTRSALQACIAALEGATYGLAFASGMAAEAAVLSLLSAGDHMVACDDLYGGSYRIFERVMRRYNVETSYVPAGDVAAFEKAIRPNTKIAWLETPTNPLLRLIDIQAVAEIAHQHKLLVVVDNTFASPYFQQPLKLGADIVVHSTTKYINGHSDVIGGAVVLNNAEAYEAIKFYQNAAGGVPAPFDSWLTLRGIKTLAVRMRQHEENARAVARFLHEHPRVEKVYYPGLPSHPDYELARRQMSGFGGMVSFQFKGTYDDVTAMVRHFKVFALAESLGGVESLVCHPASMTHGSIPKEIREARGLTDTLLRLSVGIEDIEDIIADLEQALSQ, encoded by the coding sequence ATGAAGTTCGCGACAAAGGCTATTCACGCTGGGCAGGAGCCTGATCCATCGACCGGCGCGGTCATGACGCCCATTTTCCAGACCGCGACCTATGCCCAGGCAGGACTGGGTGAAAATAAAGGGTTTGAATACTCGCGCACCGATAATCCGACGCGCAGCGCATTGCAGGCATGTATCGCCGCTCTCGAAGGAGCAACATATGGGCTGGCCTTCGCGTCCGGCATGGCGGCGGAAGCAGCCGTTCTCAGCCTGCTGAGCGCGGGTGATCATATGGTGGCCTGCGACGACCTGTATGGCGGCAGCTATCGCATTTTCGAGCGCGTGATGCGTCGCTACAATGTCGAAACGAGCTATGTACCGGCAGGCGATGTTGCAGCATTTGAGAAAGCCATTCGCCCCAACACCAAAATCGCCTGGTTGGAGACACCTACCAATCCGCTCCTGCGCTTGATCGATATTCAAGCTGTCGCAGAGATCGCGCATCAACACAAATTGCTGGTCGTCGTGGATAACACGTTTGCCAGCCCATACTTTCAGCAACCACTAAAGCTGGGCGCGGACATCGTTGTACATAGCACCACAAAATATATCAATGGGCATAGCGATGTCATTGGCGGCGCGGTAGTTTTGAACAATGCGGAGGCATACGAGGCGATCAAGTTCTACCAGAACGCGGCAGGAGGAGTACCGGCGCCTTTCGATAGCTGGCTGACGCTACGCGGCATTAAGACGCTGGCGGTGCGTATGCGCCAGCACGAAGAGAACGCGCGCGCAGTTGCCAGGTTCCTGCACGAGCATCCACGCGTCGAAAAGGTCTACTACCCAGGGCTGCCCTCTCATCCCGACTATGAACTTGCCAGGCGCCAGATGAGCGGCTTCGGCGGCATGGTCTCTTTCCAATTCAAGGGAACGTATGACGATGTAACGGCAATGGTACGTCACTTCAAGGTGTTCGCGCTGGCGGAAAGCCTCGGCGGAGTGGAATCGCTTGTTTGCCATCCCGCGTCAATGACGCATGGCTCCATTCCAAAGGAAATTCGCGAAGCGCGGGGCCTCACCGATACGTTGCTGCGCCTCTCGGTGGGTATCGAAGATATTGAGGATATTATCGCGGACCTGGAGCAGGCTCTAAGCCAGTAG
- a CDS encoding TetR/AcrR family transcriptional regulator yields the protein MPETTREDTRTKRRAILDAAAELFARQGYENTTIADIARAAGMAVGTVYLYFHNKHEIYSSVSIDWVEAIARVLQDPAILALPIRQVPRAVIEASFRICHDNQVLMPLFQVDVQSAEEIWQHKLAEGSITKALDAFLRQAIEQGQLAPFDTEMYAKILFGMVHSMLYECYCIEHGENEKLYRERTIEVVERLFFGPSLIVESE from the coding sequence ATGCCGGAGACTACTAGAGAAGATACACGTACAAAGCGCCGCGCTATCCTTGATGCCGCAGCCGAGCTTTTTGCCAGGCAAGGATACGAGAATACGACGATTGCCGATATCGCACGCGCAGCAGGTATGGCTGTAGGTACGGTCTATCTCTATTTTCATAACAAACACGAAATTTACAGCAGCGTCTCCATTGACTGGGTAGAAGCGATTGCCAGGGTTCTGCAAGACCCTGCTATTCTTGCTTTACCGATCAGGCAAGTACCACGCGCCGTCATTGAGGCCTCATTTCGCATTTGCCATGATAATCAAGTATTGATGCCGCTCTTCCAGGTCGATGTGCAATCGGCTGAGGAGATCTGGCAACACAAGCTTGCTGAGGGATCGATTACAAAGGCACTCGATGCTTTCCTGCGGCAGGCCATCGAGCAGGGTCAACTGGCGCCTTTCGATACGGAAATGTACGCCAAAATCCTGTTCGGAATGGTACATTCCATGCTTTACGAATGCTATTGCATTGAGCATGGCGAAAACGAGAAACTGTACCGTGAACGTACCATCGAGGTCGTCGAGCGGCTTTTCTTTGGGCCATCGTTGATCGTGGAATCCGAGTAA
- a CDS encoding L,D-transpeptidase, translating to MASLSRLRQRPGKAAFVMLAALLVMLLLSACGDPQTQQQATSSKAALDQSIANARSIGVPADMLQPILNQEAQLSQTNAPFGLFNGSSVNAYYTNLAQRYSLLKVQVSGLELQVTQELDYQATVDLSNFESALAQRQDQNFVEAKIFATQLTSDQNLLAKAQYPKDYLQISYNAKRSTQALHLMGPAYNALLSLQQVIRQLQASHLDVTGLKQQQQNDLQAFRNATKPEDYSSLIDQINTQLNETTVYSSQAIPYVGAYKLSELNADINLLKQYGQNYSTFQQHYNADKAALANAKSITDYLKFSSQIDSDLASIQMPLIEGQASYLLSQFHKEVTSWGNSHQYHDSYDGGSYNLDYEYDEQGIGSDADAALQYAQGTQSIDDFQSAIDLINNDMLHLKMMEADYSDKTPWNQVHATDIELMKHYNLMSGQVLVVSLIEQTLRLYDNGKLVRSFLITSGQYDKPSPPGFWNIFLRQSPTVFKSSEPKGSAFWYPDTKINYAMEYHDGGYFFHDSWWRVNYGPGTNFPHYDVGGDEQFAGNGSHGCINMQENDAAWLYANTSYGAAVLLY from the coding sequence ATGGCATCTCTCTCCCGTCTGCGGCAGCGTCCGGGCAAAGCCGCATTTGTCATGCTAGCAGCCTTGCTTGTGATGCTTTTATTAAGTGCCTGTGGTGACCCTCAAACGCAACAGCAGGCCACTTCAAGTAAGGCCGCGCTCGACCAGAGCATAGCCAATGCGCGAAGCATCGGCGTACCCGCGGATATGCTCCAGCCAATATTGAATCAGGAAGCGCAACTAAGTCAGACCAATGCCCCTTTTGGGCTGTTCAACGGCTCATCAGTTAATGCATATTATACAAACCTGGCACAGCGCTACAGTCTGCTGAAAGTGCAGGTGAGCGGCCTGGAATTGCAAGTGACGCAGGAGTTGGACTACCAGGCTACCGTCGACCTATCCAACTTTGAAAGCGCCCTGGCCCAGCGGCAGGATCAGAACTTCGTCGAGGCGAAAATCTTTGCCACTCAACTGACCAGCGACCAGAACTTACTGGCAAAAGCCCAATATCCCAAAGATTACCTGCAGATCAGCTACAACGCTAAACGTTCCACGCAGGCGCTTCACTTGATGGGGCCTGCGTATAACGCCCTGCTATCATTGCAGCAGGTCATCCGGCAGTTACAAGCTTCGCACCTGGACGTAACGGGCCTCAAACAGCAACAGCAGAACGACCTGCAAGCCTTCCGCAATGCGACCAAACCGGAGGATTACTCGTCTTTGATCGATCAGATCAATACGCAGCTGAATGAAACGACGGTTTACTCATCGCAGGCCATTCCCTACGTAGGCGCATACAAACTGAGCGAACTCAACGCCGATATTAACTTGCTCAAGCAGTATGGTCAGAACTATAGTACGTTCCAACAGCATTATAATGCTGATAAAGCGGCGCTCGCCAACGCTAAGTCGATTACGGATTACCTGAAGTTCTCATCGCAAATTGACAGCGATCTTGCCTCAATCCAGATGCCGTTGATCGAGGGACAGGCCAGCTACCTGCTGAGCCAGTTCCATAAGGAGGTCACCAGCTGGGGCAACTCGCACCAGTACCACGATTCCTACGACGGTGGCAGCTATAACCTGGATTATGAATATGACGAGCAGGGTATAGGGTCGGATGCGGATGCCGCCTTGCAGTACGCCCAGGGCACGCAATCGATTGATGATTTCCAGTCAGCGATTGACCTGATCAACAATGATATGCTGCATCTGAAGATGATGGAGGCCGATTACAGCGACAAAACGCCGTGGAACCAGGTACACGCGACCGATATCGAGCTGATGAAGCATTACAATCTGATGTCGGGCCAGGTACTGGTGGTTTCGCTGATCGAGCAGACGCTGCGCCTGTACGATAACGGCAAGCTGGTACGTTCGTTCCTGATTACTTCTGGCCAATATGACAAGCCCTCGCCGCCTGGATTCTGGAACATTTTCTTGCGGCAGTCGCCGACAGTGTTCAAGTCGAGCGAACCCAAAGGGTCGGCATTCTGGTATCCAGATACCAAGATCAACTATGCGATGGAATATCACGATGGTGGATACTTCTTCCACGATAGCTGGTGGCGAGTGAACTATGGCCCCGGCACCAATTTCCCGCACTACGATGTGGGAGGCGATGAACAGTTTGCCGGCAATGGGAGCCACGGCTGCATCAACATGCAGGAGAATGACGCCGCCTGGTTATACGCCAACACATCCTACGGGGCAGCTGTGCTCCTGTACTAG
- a CDS encoding alpha/beta hydrolase: MRTQAIRAGIRHLFTGFALSLLPLFMAGAIYQAISLFLDSRHYPSLGKLVDVGGYRLHIYSSGEGSPTVVMDAGLCHTSLVWSLVQAKVATFTRVCIYDRAGYAWSDLGPNPRTSRQISKELHALLKNANIPGPYLLVGHSFGGLNMAVYAGEYPDEVAGLVLVDAIPTTIARHNPAELRYFILMNRVKFRLLSLINRAGLIRFYIRLRGVDAALDFARGLPAVFQPMVVAGSLRKTLLAAALESNWMGESVRMATSCTRFDFPLVVFSHGKPDMFEGMMSEREIEKAEESWRQMQAEMARLSPQGKLIIAENSGHIIHIEQPELVVEAIREVVEHIREN, from the coding sequence ATGCGAACTCAAGCTATCCGCGCAGGGATAAGGCATCTTTTCACCGGATTCGCCTTATCCTTGCTCCCTTTATTCATGGCTGGAGCAATTTATCAAGCAATTAGTCTCTTTCTAGATTCGCGTCACTATCCATCGTTGGGCAAACTGGTGGATGTTGGAGGCTACCGGCTGCATATTTACTCTTCCGGTGAGGGCAGCCCTACGGTAGTTATGGACGCGGGCCTGTGCCATACTTCACTGGTCTGGAGCCTGGTGCAGGCGAAGGTTGCCACCTTCACTCGCGTATGCATCTACGACCGCGCGGGCTATGCCTGGAGCGATCTCGGCCCTAACCCTCGCACCAGCCGCCAGATCAGTAAAGAACTGCATGCGCTGCTGAAAAATGCCAATATTCCCGGCCCATACCTCCTGGTTGGACACTCTTTTGGCGGACTGAACATGGCGGTATATGCCGGTGAGTATCCGGACGAGGTCGCGGGTCTTGTGCTGGTCGATGCCATTCCTACCACCATAGCCCGGCATAATCCTGCCGAGTTGCGCTATTTTATTCTGATGAATCGCGTCAAATTTCGTCTCTTATCGCTCATCAACCGGGCCGGTCTGATTCGTTTCTATATACGACTACGAGGAGTGGATGCGGCGCTGGATTTCGCGAGAGGTTTGCCGGCAGTGTTCCAGCCAATGGTGGTGGCCGGAAGCCTGCGTAAAACGCTGCTCGCGGCTGCCCTGGAGAGCAATTGGATGGGAGAAAGCGTCAGAATGGCGACGTCCTGCACGCGGTTCGATTTTCCGCTGGTGGTGTTTTCACACGGCAAGCCCGATATGTTCGAGGGCATGATGTCGGAACGGGAGATAGAAAAGGCCGAGGAATCCTGGCGGCAAATGCAGGCTGAGATGGCCAGGCTCTCACCGCAGGGGAAGCTGATTATCGCCGAAAATAGCGGCCATATCATCCATATCGAGCAGCCCGAACTGGTGGTTGAGGCAATTCGTGAAGTGGTTGAGCATATCAGGGAAAATTGA